In one window of Episyrphus balteatus chromosome 3, idEpiBalt1.1, whole genome shotgun sequence DNA:
- the LOC129915311 gene encoding guided entry of tail-anchored proteins factor 1, with product MYLFVGISIITFLMTFSQSFIKFLSLGSRFMKQADYSVILKEINLAKQELKELEESDMEDFTKVVKKMRIENKIGGLCKRLKDSREMVRLKGASVDLVCGYAVKLILVLMLAYISFKYRYTPVVVFDDRFDFAPFGGIVTFPTGVPNAISVPFWVFSCNLSFKWFGSHISTMLSS from the exons aTGTATCTCTTCGTGGGAATAAGtataataacatttttgatGACTTTCTCACaaagtttcattaaattt CTATCACTTGGATCACGATTCATGAAACAAGCCGATTACAGCGTTATcttaaaagaaatcaatttggCAAAACAAGAACTTAAAGAACTAGAAGAATCAGATATGGAAGATTTTACCAAAGTTGTGAAAAAGATgcgtattgaaaataaaattggtggATTATGTAAAAGACTAAAAGATAGCCgggaaatggttagattaaaAGGAGCTTCTGTTGATCTTGTTTGTGGATATGCTGTCAAGTTGATTCTTGTCCTAATGCTGGCATACATCTCATTTAAATATCGATACACTCCAGTTGTTGTGTTCGATGATCGATTTGATTTTGCTCCATTTGGTGGAATTGTTACATTTCCAACGGGCGTTCCCAATGCTATATCGGTGCCATTTTGGGTGTTCTCGTGTAATCTTTCATTTAAATGGTTTGGCAGTCATATAAGTACAATGTTGTCAagttaa
- the LOC129917162 gene encoding glutamyl-tRNA(Gln) amidotransferase subunit A, mitochondrial, with protein sequence MNRHIQLGIKELGAYYRNGTLNPQVVTDFALDDAVKLKSLNAFIRLMPEKALHQAKESTFRFQEKKPLTPLDGVTIAIKDNFCTKDVQTTCASRMLEDFKPPYNATVCERLMEAGAVLIGKTNLDQFAMGSGTVDSIYGPTKNIWSENLTSDDGWRITGGSSGGSATAVASGICFAAIGSDTGGSTRNPASYCGVVGLKPTYGLVSRHGLIPLVNSMDVPGIFTRSVNDCALVLNAIAGPDSRDSTTIKTPFKPIELDLEEDIRNIRIGIPKEYHCPGLSQDVQETWIKIADMLEDGGSKVKQVSLPNTSASIFVYSILNQCEVSSNMARYDGIEFGLRADEESSTEQLYAKSRAEGFNTVVKTRILTGNFFLLRKNYEKYFEKALKVRRLIANDFDEVFKSTDVLLTPTTLSEAPLYKDFSSQSNRDQCAIQDFCTQPANMAGIPAISIPIRLSNNGMPISLQLMSRKLSESTLLKVAAWIEARVDFNCLGNKQIYEARK encoded by the exons ATGAATCGGCACATTCAACTTGGTATAAAAGAG cTTGGAGCTTATTACCGAAACGGAACTCTAAATCCCCAAGTTGTTACCGATTTTGCTCTTGACGATGCTGTTAAATTAAAATCACTAAATGCATTTATTCGTCTTATGCCAGAAAAAGCCCTACATCAAGCTAAAGAATCAACATTTCGTTTCCAGGAGAAGAAACCATTAACTCCACTCGATGGAGTAACAATTGCCATTAAAGATAACTTCTGTACTAAAGATGTCCAAACTACTTGTGCTTCAAG AATGCTTGAAGACTTTAAGCCACCATACAATGCGACTGTTTGTGAACGTCTCATGGAAGCCGGTGCTGTTCTAATTGGCAAGACAAATCTTGATCAATTTGCCATGGGTTCTGGTACAGTTGATTCTATCTATGGACCCACAAAGAATATATGGAGTGAGAATTTAACGTCTGACGATGGTTGGCGAATTACTGGGGGCAGTTCCGGTGGTTCCGCAACGGCAGTTGCATCTGGGATTTGTTTTGC cgCGATTGGCTCTGATACAGGAGGCTCGACAAGAAATCCAGCCTCGTACTGTGGCGTGGTTGGACTGAAACCAACCTACGGGCTAGTTTCTCGACATGGATTGATTCCTTTGGTAAATTCAATGGATGTGCCTGGTATCTTCACTCGCTCTGTCAACGACTGTGCTCTAGTTCTCAATGCTATAGCTGGTCCGGATAGTCGAGACTCCACTACAATTAAAACTCCTTTCAAACCGATTGAACTGGATCTTGAGGAGGATATTCGCAATATTCGCATTGGAATCCCCAAAGAATACCACTGTCCTGGGTTGTCACAAGATGTCCAAGAAACTTGGATTAAAATAGCCGATATGCTAGAGGATGGAGGTTCCAAAGTCAAACAAGTATCGCTTCCTAATACATCGGCTTCCATATTTGTCTACTCTATTCTGAATCAGTGCGAAGTAAGTAGCAATATGGCACGATATGATGGCATTGAATTCGGTCTGCGAGCCGATGAAGAAAGCAGCACAGAGCAACTATATGCCAAGTCACGAGCAGAAGGATTCAATACTGTGGTCAAAACTAGAATTCTAACTGgaaacttttttcttcttcgaaaaaactatgaaaaatatttcgaaaaagcTTTGAAAGTACGTCGCCTTATTGCGAATGACTTTGATGAAGTTTTCAAATCGACTGATGTTCTATTAACCCCAACAACGTTAAGTGAAGCTCCACTTTATAAGGATTTTTCATCTCAATCGAATCGAGATCAATGTGCTATTCAGGACTTTTGTACTCAACCAGCTAATATGGCTGGGATACCTGCTATTTCTATACCTATTCGCCTATCGAACAATGGAATGCCAATTAGTTTGCAGTTGATGAGTAGAAAACTATCAGAATCAACTCTTCTTAAAGTGGCTGCATGGATTGAAGCTCGTGTTGATTTTAATTGTTTGggtaacaaacaaatttatgaaGCTAGAAAgtaa
- the LOC129917172 gene encoding uncharacterized protein C2orf42 homolog has protein sequence MAPPPAMIGGIINKNKPKMLDQHGHPLKLMDIASRRSLRGLKRCPSCGTFNGNRSQMCRNLQCELRKQILNTKKSMDPIQLISHTDSKMYSVRIKERDCAPRNFVQITDSYTQDGESLLIKRKAICFVDTCKYDSKDVDISCKHVKATSECVKIAEEFTINYDALWNLPIDVEQKVRLWDMYKEEESAVPAVQRINNATFVTKCASSNIFPSGRLHVTALTNDKKIENQTFSCACKKLKILMSPNDSVSVKEDICDHLVLVLAAVLSRSAGSPAANEFSNFTKELMSAWITETIKPEPVIVENTSANGDIFIFDNELLPTDDLSDFTDNILKSVLNDENANSNTHQNMYQGDPSMVSGCTTDDADIPFEAISCIDVMNEQNTRLELSDCNIELMDQFELTNQIDLCNNGVILSNDDLFQGNSIVMPDLSDTIIDDLIVAQNQTQQIQPSQLMLPITPLPIVENTSATVRISKKKPKKINLSQSPKKAVDVVPVLDVAKRLSSGPSLEYVMWLDHVIECINMNVDFNLKEPNVSLNFNVHEDVFAHFSASFTNGVKCRLPNSTVVIKKGKFKGLLKYTWILQNASKVQNIFKTKNMAVEVERKFQPNGDKYVPYVEEKCDIIVVNKKFKKICPKMYVAHIWFDCSNNNQKTGFKIEWVPNVFPKSGFGVLNIEFSIGLRH, from the exons ATGGCCCCACCACCGGCTATGATAGGAGgcattataaacaaaaacaaacccaAAATGCTAGACCAACATGGCCATCCATTGAAATTAATGGATATCGCCAGCAGACGAAGTCTGCGAGGACTAAAACGTTGTCCATCCTGTGGCACTTTTAATGGCAATCGCAGTCAAATGTGTCGCAATCTACAATGCGAGTTGAGGAAGCAAATCCTCAATACAAAAAAGTCCATGGATCCAATTCAATTAATCTCACACACAGATTCCAAAATGTACAGTGTTCGCATTAAGGAACGCGACTGTGCTCCTAGGAACTTTGTCCAAATCACTGACTCTTACACTCAAGATGGTGAAAGTTTACTGATTAAACGAAAAGCCATTTGTTTCGTTGACACTTGTAAATACGATTCCAAGGATGTGGATATTAGTTGCAAACATGTGAAAGCAACTTCGGAATGCGTTAAGATTGCCGAAGAATTCACAATCAATTATGACGCTCTTTGGAATCTTCCAATTGATGTTGAACAAAAAGTTCGTCTATGGGATATGTATAAAGAAGAGGAATCTGCTGTTCCAGCAGTTCAGCGAATAAACAATGCCACATTTGTCACAAAGTGTGCCAGTTCAAATATCTTCCCATCGGGAAGACTTCATGTCACTGCTTTGACTAACGATAAGAAGATAGAAAACCAAACATTCTCGTGTGCCTGTAAAAAGCTTAAGATTCTAATGTCACCAAATGATTCGGTGTCGGTTAAGGAAGACATTTGTGATCATTTGGTCTTGGTGCTGGCTGCGGTGTTGAGCAGATCGGCAGGATCTCCAGCTGCTAATGAATTCAGTAACTTCACTAAGGAGTTGATGTCGGCGTGGATTACTGAAACAATTAAACCCGAGCCAGTGATAGTGGAAAATACCTCTGCAAATGGGGATATATTCATATTTGACAATGAACTCCTGCCTACTGAT GACTTATCGGATTTTACTGATAATATTCTAAAATCAGTGCTTAACGACGAGAATGCCAACTCAAATACTCATCAAAATATGTACCAAGGTGATCCGAGTATGGTTTCTGGGTGTACAACAGACGATGCAGATATCCCTTTCGAGGCTATCAGTTGCATTGATGTGATGAACGAACAAAATACTCGTTTAGAATTAAGTGATTGCAATATTGAGTTAATGGATCAATTTGAGTTGACAAATCAAATTGATTTGTGCAACAATGGAGTTATTCTCTCCAATGATGATCTCTTTCAAGGAAACAGCATTGTTATGCCTGATTTATCAGATACAATTATTGATGATTTGATTGTTGCGCAAAATCAAACGCAGCAAATTCAACCATCACAGTTGATGTTGCCAATTACTCCATTGCCAATTGTTGAGAATACAAGTGCTACTGTGAGAATTTCCAAgaagaaaccgaaaaaaattaatctctcTCAAAGTCCTAAAAAGGCGGTTGATGTTGTTCCGGTTTTAGATGTCGCGAAGAGATTAAGTTCTGGGCCATCGTTGGAATATGTGATGTGGCTGGATCATGTCATTGAGTGTATTAACATGAATgttgatttcaatttaaagGAACCAAATGTTTCGCTTAATTTTAATGTGCATGAG GATGTCTTCGCCCACTTTAGCGCCAGTTTTACAAATGGTGTCAAGTGTCGCCTCCCAAATAGCACAGTGGTTATAAAAAAGGGTAAATTCAAAGGACTTCTAAAATACACATGGATTTTACAAAATGCATCTAAAgttcagaatatttttaaaacaaaaaat ATGGCCGTTGAAGTGGAAAGAAAATTCCAACCCAATGGCGATAAATACGTTCCTTATGTGGAAGAAAAATGTGATATTATTGTAGTCAATAAGAAGTTTAAGAAAATTTGTCCCAAAATGTATGTTGCACATATTTGGTTTGACTGTAGTAATAAT AATCAAAAAACTGGATTTAAAATCGAGTGGGTACCGAATGTCTTTCCAAAAAGTGGTTTTGGCGTATTGAATATTGAGTTCTCTATTGGATTGAGACACTAA